In Pyricularia oryzae 70-15 chromosome 2, whole genome shotgun sequence, one genomic interval encodes:
- a CDS encoding acyl-CoA desaturase: MASSSSSVPELAAAFPDGTTDFKPMRNTKGYDVSKPHISETPMTLKNWHKHVNWLNTTFILFVPLAGLISTYWVPLQWKTAVWAVVYYFNTGLGITAGYHRLWAHSSYKASLPLKIYLAAVGAGAVEGSIRWWSNGHRAHHRYTDTEKDPYSVRKGLLYSHMGWMLLKQNPKKQGRTDITDLNEDPVVVWQHRNFLKCVIFMALVFPTLVAGLGWGDYWGGFIYGGILRVFFVQQATFCVNSLAHWLGDQPFDDRNSPRDHVITALVTLGEGYHNFHHEFPSDYRNAIEWYQYDPTKWSIWIWKQLGLAHNLKQFRQNEIEKGRVQQLQKKLDQKRAKLDWGIPLEQLPVVSWDDFVEQSKNGKAWIAVAGVIHDVGDFIKDHPGGRALINSAIGKDATAIFNGGVYNHSNAAHNLLSTMRVGVLRGGCEVEIWKRAQSENKDVSTVVDSSGNRIVRAGGQATKVVQPVPGAQAA; encoded by the exons ATGGCTTCGTCATCTTCCTCCGTGCCGGAGTTGGCTGCCGCCTTCCCTGATGGCACTACCGACTTCAAGCCCATGAGGAACACCAAGGGCTACGACGTCAGCAAGCCGCACATTTCCGAGACACCTATGACACTCAAGAACTGGCATAAGCACGTCAACTGGCTCAACACCACCTTCATCTTGTTTGTGCCCCTGGCTGGTCTCATATCCACTTACTGGGTCCCTCTGCAGTGGAAGACGGCTGTATGGGCTGTCGTCTACTACTTCAACACCGGCCTGGGAATTACTGCCG GTTACCACCGACTTTGGGCTCACAGCTCGTACAAGGCCTCGCTTCCGCTCAAAATCTACCTTGCCGCCGTTGGCGCTGGTGCCGTCGAGGGCTCCATCAGATGGTGGTCCAACGGTCACCGCGCACACCACCGATACACCGATACCGAGAAGGACCCCTACTCAgtccgcaagggtctcctgTACTCACACATGGGATGGATGCTTCTGAAGCAGAACCCCAAGAAGCAGGGCCGCACCGACATCACCGACCTGAACGAGGACCCCGTTGTCGTTTGGCAGCACCGCAACTTCCTCAAGTGTGTTATCTTCATGGCCCTCGTCTTCCCCACACTTGTGGCTGGCCTTGGCTGGGGTGACTACTGGGGAGGTTTCATCTACGGAGGTATTCTGCGTGTCTTCTTCGTCCAGCAGGCCACCTTCTGCGTCAACTCGCTTGCCCACTGGCTCGGTGACCAGCCTTTCGACGATCGCAACTCGCCGCGTGATCACGTCATCACAGCCCTGGTCACCCTTGGAGAGGGATACCACAACTTCCACCACGAGTTCCCTTCGGACTACCGCAACGCTATTGAGTGGTACCAGTATGACCCCACCAAGTGGTCAATCTGGATCTGGAAGCAGCTTGGTCTTGCCCACAACCTGAAGCAGTTCCGCCAAAACGAGATTGAGAAGGGACGCGTCCAGCAGCTGCAGAAGAAGCTCGACCAGAAGCGCGCCAAGCTTGATTGGGGTATTCCCTTGGAGCAGCTTCCCGTTGTTAGCTGGGATGACTTTGTTGAGCAGTCCAAGAACGGAAAGGCTTGGATTGCAGTTGCCGGTGTCATCCACGATGTTGGTGACTTCATCAAGGACCACCCTGGTGGCAGAGCTCTCATCAACTCGGCCATTGGCAAGGACGCAACCGCAATCTTCAACGGCGGTGTTTACAACCACTCCAACGCCGCTCACAACCTGCTCTCGACTATGCGTGTGGGTGTTTTGCGTGGCGGCTGCGAGGTTGAGATCTGGAAGCGCGCCCAgtccgaaaacaaggacgTCTCAACCGTCGTTGATTCTTCGGGTAACCGCATCGTCCGCGCGGGTGGGCAAGCGACCAAGGTCGTCCAGCCTGTTCCGGGTGCTCAGGCCGCGTGA